A window of the Dyadobacter pollutisoli genome harbors these coding sequences:
- a CDS encoding phosphoketolase family protein → MDDNNFELLHQYWQACNYLAVGQIYLKDNVLLKQPLTVAHIKPRLLGHWGTSPGLNLIYVHLNRLINATGAKILFIAGPGHGAPAVLANTYLEGSYTDIYPEITQDEQGIQKFFRQFSTPGGIPSHVSADTPGSIHEGGELGYCLSHAAGAVFDNPDLIAACVIGDGEAETAPLEGSWKSIRFLNPGRDGAVLPILHLNGYKISSPTVLSRLPKQHAIDYLKSYGYEVHWVEGSDPKEVHADLAKQLDRAYQKIREIQQAARSGSDWQQMPWPLIVLQTPKGWTCPKELDGQKLEGTFRSHQVPLEDVTQDDQQLALLEKWLRSYQPEQLFDEQGRLTSNLKGLIPDASKRMGSNLSANGGLKLKELNLPEPQHYQLEVRLPGQHFGQATMQLGRYLRDVFKLNEKAANFRLFCPDETESNRLGDVFEATGRFYLGEPRSEDENLSETGRVMEVLSEHLCQGWMEGYLLTGRHGIFSCYEAFITIIDSMFNQYAKWLKTCSELSWRAPLASFNYLLTSHTWRQDHNGYSHQGPGFIDTVASKKREIVNIYLPPDANSLLVVMHACLSSKDKINLVIAGKQPELQWMDWKAAMQHCEKGISVWEWAGNDQNSEPDIILACAGDVPTLEAVAASWLLQKHFPELKVRLVNVVNLLSLTPGKNHAHGVSDEDFTKIFTENTHVIFAFHGYVGIIHDLIHGRPNPERFHVRGFKEEGTTTTPFDMVVLNEASRYHLAIEAISRSGTKGADQVIGGFNQKLWEHHQYIREHLQDMPEIRDWKWLMPA, encoded by the coding sequence ATGGACGATAACAATTTTGAGCTGCTGCATCAATACTGGCAGGCGTGCAATTACTTGGCGGTTGGGCAAATATATCTGAAAGACAACGTACTACTCAAACAGCCGCTGACGGTTGCGCACATTAAGCCACGGCTTCTCGGCCATTGGGGCACTTCCCCAGGATTAAACCTGATCTATGTCCACTTAAACAGGTTGATTAATGCTACCGGGGCAAAAATACTGTTCATCGCAGGCCCTGGCCACGGCGCACCAGCCGTACTGGCAAATACCTATCTGGAAGGAAGTTACACCGATATATATCCCGAGATTACACAAGATGAGCAAGGCATCCAAAAATTTTTCAGGCAATTCTCTACGCCAGGCGGCATTCCGAGCCATGTAAGTGCTGACACACCTGGCTCCATCCATGAAGGAGGTGAGCTGGGATATTGCCTTTCTCACGCCGCTGGGGCCGTGTTCGATAATCCTGACCTGATCGCAGCATGCGTGATCGGTGACGGTGAGGCCGAAACTGCACCGCTCGAAGGAAGCTGGAAATCAATCCGTTTTCTAAATCCGGGGCGTGATGGGGCTGTGCTGCCAATCCTTCATTTGAACGGGTATAAGATTTCAAGTCCAACTGTACTGAGCAGGCTCCCGAAACAACATGCGATTGATTATTTGAAAAGCTATGGATATGAAGTTCATTGGGTTGAAGGCAGCGATCCCAAAGAAGTCCATGCTGATTTGGCAAAGCAACTTGATCGGGCATATCAAAAAATCCGGGAAATACAGCAGGCTGCACGCAGCGGTAGCGACTGGCAGCAAATGCCTTGGCCATTGATTGTGCTTCAAACCCCCAAAGGATGGACTTGCCCTAAGGAACTTGACGGCCAAAAGCTGGAAGGTACATTTAGGTCACATCAAGTGCCTTTGGAAGATGTTACCCAAGACGATCAGCAACTTGCGCTGCTTGAGAAATGGCTTCGCAGCTACCAGCCCGAACAGCTTTTTGATGAGCAGGGCAGGTTAACGTCAAACCTTAAAGGTCTGATCCCGGATGCTTCCAAGCGAATGGGGAGCAACTTATCTGCAAATGGTGGATTAAAGTTAAAAGAGCTCAATCTGCCCGAGCCGCAACATTACCAGCTGGAAGTACGTTTGCCGGGCCAACATTTTGGGCAGGCCACCATGCAGCTTGGCAGATACCTGCGTGATGTTTTTAAATTAAATGAGAAGGCCGCTAACTTCCGCCTTTTTTGTCCTGATGAAACCGAATCCAACCGTCTGGGAGATGTCTTTGAAGCAACGGGCCGTTTTTATCTGGGTGAGCCCAGAAGTGAAGACGAAAACTTGTCTGAAACAGGGCGGGTTATGGAAGTGCTCAGCGAGCACCTGTGCCAGGGCTGGATGGAAGGCTACCTGCTGACAGGAAGGCATGGAATATTTTCATGCTACGAGGCATTCATTACCATCATTGATTCGATGTTCAACCAATACGCAAAGTGGTTGAAAACGTGCAGCGAGCTTTCCTGGCGCGCGCCTTTGGCATCCTTTAATTACCTGCTGACTTCGCATACGTGGCGGCAGGACCACAATGGTTACAGTCATCAGGGCCCAGGCTTTATTGACACGGTTGCCAGCAAAAAGCGGGAGATCGTAAACATTTATCTGCCACCGGATGCGAATTCGCTGCTCGTGGTTATGCATGCATGTCTGTCTTCCAAAGATAAAATAAACCTGGTAATCGCAGGCAAACAGCCTGAGCTGCAATGGATGGACTGGAAAGCTGCTATGCAGCATTGCGAAAAAGGGATTTCAGTTTGGGAATGGGCAGGGAACGATCAGAATTCAGAACCTGACATTATTCTTGCCTGTGCTGGTGATGTGCCAACATTGGAAGCTGTCGCTGCCAGCTGGCTGCTTCAAAAGCATTTCCCGGAGCTTAAAGTCCGGCTCGTCAATGTGGTCAACCTGTTATCCTTAACCCCGGGAAAAAACCATGCACATGGGGTTTCCGATGAAGATTTTACTAAAATATTTACGGAAAATACTCATGTCATTTTCGCCTTTCATGGATATGTGGGCATCATACATGATTTGATCCATGGAAGGCCGAATCCCGAGCGCTTCCATGTCAGGGGATTTAAAGAAGAAGGCACTACAACAACACCTTTTGATATGGTAGTGCTCAATGAAGCCAGCCGGTATCACCTTGCTATCGAGGCTATTTCAAGAAGCGGGACCAAAGGTGCAGACCAGGTCATTGGTGGTTTCAACCAAAAACTATGGGAGCATCACCAATACATCCGGGAGCATTTGCAGGATATGCCCGAAATCAGGGATTGGAAATGGTTAATGCCAGCTTAA
- a CDS encoding universal stress protein — protein MKTILVPCDFSIAARQAIEFAKEIALASQGEVKVLHVIEPEYLYGNGMAGQPYVFHDPVLPISAFIQEAEQEFERMKTTSADTTVNITFLVEQGPLTETVINVAERENVDLIVMSTTGAQGLKAFFIGSHSEKIVRRSPVPVFVTHQMQHVKDVQDIIFPTSLDLTQNELLTKVKKLQAFFGAILHVLYINNFPTSLIRDEEAEASLQDYARFFSLTRYTLNVRRGVNLDEGIMNFASNVPGSIIAMSSHGYKGFEHLLKGSVAEDVVNQSSEPVWTYVAPEK, from the coding sequence ATGAAAACGATATTGGTACCCTGTGATTTTTCAATTGCTGCCCGGCAGGCCATCGAATTTGCGAAGGAGATTGCCTTGGCCAGTCAAGGCGAAGTGAAAGTGCTCCATGTAATTGAACCAGAGTACTTGTATGGCAACGGCATGGCCGGTCAACCCTATGTCTTTCATGATCCGGTATTGCCGATCAGCGCATTCATCCAAGAAGCTGAGCAGGAATTTGAAAGAATGAAGACAACATCAGCTGATACAACAGTGAACATCACCTTCCTGGTTGAACAAGGGCCTTTGACTGAAACGGTTATCAATGTGGCTGAGCGTGAGAATGTCGATCTGATCGTCATGTCCACGACCGGGGCGCAAGGCCTCAAAGCGTTTTTTATCGGATCCCATTCGGAGAAGATCGTGCGACGCTCGCCGGTTCCCGTGTTTGTAACCCATCAAATGCAGCATGTAAAGGATGTTCAGGACATTATTTTTCCCACGTCCCTGGATTTAACGCAAAACGAGCTGCTAACAAAAGTGAAGAAACTGCAGGCATTTTTCGGGGCGATCTTACATGTACTTTACATCAATAATTTTCCAACCAGTTTGATCCGTGACGAAGAGGCGGAGGCCAGCCTTCAGGACTATGCCAGGTTTTTCAGCCTAACGCGTTATACGTTGAATGTGCGCAGGGGCGTAAACCTGGATGAAGGAATCATGAATTTTGCATCCAACGTACCCGGTTCAATTATCGCTATGTCGTCGCATGGATATAAGGGCTTTGAGCATCTTTTGAAAGGAAGTGTTGCGGAAGATGTGGTCAACCAGTCCAGCGAGCCTGTTTGGACTTATGTTGCCCCTGAGAAATGA
- a CDS encoding BON domain-containing protein, protein MKTSISDAVLIKHIVSTLHQSSHLHHEDIHVFVHEGWVSLEGKVDRESDRRLVQESVENILGVYGITNNLTFSRFHSN, encoded by the coding sequence ATGAAAACATCGATAAGTGATGCCGTGCTTATTAAGCATATCGTCAGCACCCTGCACCAGAGCTCTCATCTTCATCATGAAGACATACACGTATTTGTCCATGAAGGCTGGGTCTCCCTGGAAGGAAAAGTAGATCGGGAGTCCGACAGACGACTTGTCCAGGAAAGTGTTGAAAATATCCTGGGCGTTTATGGCATAACTAACAACCTGACCTTTTCTCGATTTCATTCCAATTAA
- a CDS encoding universal stress protein — translation MQKILVPCDFSMSALLGLEFAVELAHATSGAIIVLSVTSQPPEDEGPPVSERYREDFENFVIGVSQPVHIQQQIRFGRLLPAVSDVIIEESVDLIVMGTRGSRGWDSTFIGSNVERILRRSPVPVFAVNQKSHLGNLKNIVLPCNLILEDHFGMVHLKKLQTLLNARLHLLRVDTTTDGTNHQVLAQKVSEYASFHSLSKFTINIVTDTDERDGILRFAKEIDADMIAMTTHGSRDLGHLYTFSVAADVVNHAHLLTWTCAQQSVSQLL, via the coding sequence ATGCAAAAGATACTTGTGCCCTGCGATTTTTCCATGTCGGCATTACTGGGGCTTGAATTTGCGGTCGAATTAGCTCATGCAACCTCCGGGGCCATTATTGTTTTGTCTGTAACCAGTCAACCGCCAGAAGATGAGGGCCCACCCGTTTCCGAGCGTTATAGAGAAGACTTTGAAAATTTCGTCATCGGCGTCAGCCAGCCGGTTCACATTCAGCAACAGATTCGATTCGGAAGGCTGTTGCCAGCCGTCTCGGATGTAATCATTGAAGAGTCAGTAGATCTGATTGTGATGGGAACGCGTGGTTCCAGGGGCTGGGACAGTACATTCATAGGCTCAAACGTTGAAAGAATCCTGAGGCGATCTCCCGTGCCAGTTTTTGCCGTCAATCAGAAATCGCATTTAGGGAATCTCAAAAACATCGTCCTTCCCTGTAATCTAATTCTGGAAGATCACTTCGGAATGGTTCACCTTAAAAAACTTCAGACCTTGTTGAACGCAAGGCTCCATCTCCTAAGGGTAGATACTACTACTGATGGCACAAACCATCAAGTTCTCGCACAAAAAGTCAGCGAGTATGCGTCATTTCATTCGCTTTCCAAATTTACCATCAACATCGTCACAGACACCGACGAGAGAGATGGTATCCTTCGGTTTGCCAAAGAAATTGATGCGGATATGATTGCGATGACCACCCATGGGTCGAGAGATTTGGGGCATCTGTACACGTTTAGCGTGGCTGCCGATGTGGTCAATCATGCACATTTGCTTACGTGGACCTGCGCCCAGCAATCGGTGAGCCAGCTGTTATAA
- a CDS encoding universal stress protein, protein MKKIIAAIDGLKYAESTVQFAVQIARETQSHLVGVFLEDFSYHSYSIYELAPRLEPWEQQLRKLNEQDLASRAESVEKFTALCQKADIEFNIHHDRNFALSELLHETVYADLLIIGKTETLSPFPQMPPTGFLRDLLGDIQCPVLVVPEQFELVDKTVLLYDGQPSSMVAIKMFSYLLPFLKMLPVEILSVKPQDENLHVPDNRLMKEFSRRHFPNASYHIVHGIPEQEIIKYLKESDQTPLVVLGAYQRNLVSRWFRRSMADLLMEELDNPLFIAHM, encoded by the coding sequence ATGAAAAAGATCATTGCCGCCATTGACGGCCTCAAATATGCGGAAAGCACGGTACAATTCGCCGTTCAGATTGCCCGCGAAACCCAGTCCCACCTGGTCGGGGTATTTTTGGAAGATTTCAGCTATCATAGTTATTCCATTTATGAACTAGCGCCCCGGCTTGAACCCTGGGAGCAGCAACTCCGCAAGCTTAATGAGCAAGACCTTGCATCAAGGGCAGAATCGGTGGAGAAATTTACTGCGCTTTGCCAAAAGGCCGACATTGAATTTAATATCCATCACGACCGGAATTTTGCATTGTCTGAATTATTGCACGAAACGGTTTACGCCGATCTGCTCATCATTGGCAAAACCGAAACGTTATCGCCTTTCCCGCAAATGCCGCCGACCGGCTTTCTCCGTGATTTGCTGGGCGATATCCAGTGCCCGGTGCTGGTGGTACCGGAACAGTTTGAGCTTGTTGATAAAACCGTACTGTTATACGATGGACAACCTTCTTCCATGGTTGCCATCAAGATGTTCAGTTATTTGCTACCATTCTTGAAAATGCTTCCGGTGGAGATACTATCCGTTAAACCACAGGATGAAAACCTGCATGTCCCGGATAACCGCCTTATGAAGGAGTTTTCTAGGCGTCACTTCCCAAATGCCAGCTACCATATTGTGCACGGCATTCCTGAGCAAGAAATTATAAAGTATTTAAAAGAAAGTGATCAAACGCCGCTGGTCGTACTGGGCGCCTACCAGCGAAACCTGGTGTCGCGGTGGTTTCGCCGGAGTATGGCAGACCTACTGATGGAAGAATTAGATAACCCACTTTTTATAGCCCACATGTAG
- a CDS encoding universal stress protein: MKNILLAINPEKPSIPCMQFGCYLAQLTQSRLTAVFVEKHLADKSPALKTVFGQPYVETIIAGDLPGYGQHEEMRAIYMETFAKICEDRGVRHSINPDLGYPLEGLIADSRFADLLVIARDTCPDEKMGQSPSDFVQDIIAAAECPVMVAPITFTDIDQIVLAYDESRSSAFAVKQFSYLFPETDELKITMLHVDEGKDGNEIQREKLSHWLAAHYNCAVFETMTGKASAELYKYLHKKKKALVIMGSYGRNTLSKLLSPSTANSLLETLDLPFFFAHH; this comes from the coding sequence ATGAAAAATATTCTTTTAGCAATCAATCCGGAAAAACCCAGCATTCCGTGTATGCAGTTTGGGTGCTACCTGGCGCAACTGACACAATCCAGACTTACCGCCGTTTTTGTAGAAAAGCATCTGGCAGATAAATCGCCCGCATTAAAAACGGTTTTCGGCCAGCCTTATGTGGAGACGATCATTGCCGGTGACCTGCCTGGTTACGGGCAGCATGAAGAAATGCGTGCCATCTACATGGAGACATTCGCGAAAATCTGTGAAGACAGGGGGGTGCGCCACAGCATAAACCCGGATCTGGGCTATCCGCTGGAGGGACTCATTGCCGACAGCAGGTTCGCAGATCTGCTGGTAATCGCCAGGGATACTTGCCCGGATGAAAAAATGGGCCAGTCCCCTTCGGATTTTGTGCAGGATATTATTGCTGCTGCCGAATGCCCTGTGATGGTAGCCCCGATCACATTTACTGACATTGACCAGATCGTGCTGGCCTATGACGAAAGCCGCTCATCGGCCTTTGCTGTCAAACAGTTCAGCTATCTTTTCCCGGAAACCGACGAGTTAAAAATCACGATGCTGCATGTAGATGAAGGTAAAGATGGGAATGAAATACAAAGAGAAAAGCTATCCCACTGGCTGGCTGCGCACTATAACTGTGCCGTTTTTGAAACCATGACTGGTAAAGCAAGCGCCGAACTTTACAAATACTTGCATAAGAAAAAAAAGGCATTGGTCATCATGGGTTCTTATGGTCGCAATACACTTTCAAAACTGCTATCTCCAAGCACAGCTAATTCGCTACTGGAAACCCTGGACCTGCCATTCTTTTTTGCTCACCATTAA
- a CDS encoding succinate CoA transferase, protein MKEDLSRIGNVSLIEKIMQANRAASFIENGMVVASSGFTKSGDSKAVLLAFAERAEFDPIKITLITGASLGQHTDARLGTAGAVSLRLPFQADPVMRTLINEGQLMYIDENLGETAMHLKTGIFGEIDIAVLEASSIKEDGSIIPTTSVGNSAVFAALAKQIIVEINVSVPADIEGIHDILLTGKYPDKAIIPIISAGQRVGRDSIPCDPEKIIGIVFTDKKDSPADILAPDKTTQKIASYILDFLKNEVRAGRLTNALLPLQAGIGKVANAVLQGFAESDFGHLTIYSEVLQDSTFDLFDAGKLDFASGSSITVSQSCYERIFDNWGSYKDKILLRPQDITNSAEVISRLGVIAINTALECDIYGNVNSSHISGTDIMNGIGGSADFAQNSYLSIFVTESTCKGNTISRVVPMVSHVDHSEHDVDILVTEQGLADLRGLAPRQKAKTILQNCVHPEYRGMLEEYFKEACQRGGQTPHVIEKAFDCYKNLRLNGSMKRHHSLHESSLDQS, encoded by the coding sequence ATGAAAGAAGACTTATCACGGATCGGAAATGTGTCGCTGATCGAAAAGATCATGCAAGCAAACCGTGCCGCTTCATTTATTGAGAATGGTATGGTGGTCGCCTCCAGCGGCTTTACCAAGTCCGGCGACAGCAAGGCTGTACTTTTGGCCTTCGCCGAAAGGGCAGAGTTTGATCCCATAAAAATTACACTGATCACCGGTGCCTCACTCGGCCAGCACACTGATGCGCGACTGGGCACTGCCGGAGCCGTATCCCTGCGCTTACCCTTCCAGGCGGACCCCGTCATGAGGACCCTGATCAATGAAGGGCAGCTGATGTATATTGATGAAAACCTGGGGGAAACGGCCATGCACCTAAAAACCGGTATTTTTGGTGAGATCGACATAGCGGTCCTTGAAGCATCATCCATCAAAGAGGACGGCAGTATTATACCGACCACCTCGGTGGGCAATTCTGCTGTATTTGCGGCGCTGGCCAAGCAGATCATTGTAGAAATCAACGTTTCTGTCCCTGCTGACATCGAGGGCATTCACGATATTTTGCTCACCGGAAAATATCCCGACAAGGCGATCATACCCATCATCTCGGCCGGGCAACGCGTCGGTCGCGACAGCATTCCCTGCGACCCAGAAAAAATAATTGGTATTGTGTTTACCGATAAAAAGGACAGCCCGGCCGATATTCTTGCTCCGGATAAAACAACACAAAAAATAGCCTCCTACATTCTGGATTTTCTTAAAAATGAAGTGCGCGCCGGACGTTTAACCAATGCTCTTCTGCCCCTTCAGGCGGGTATCGGAAAAGTCGCCAATGCAGTTTTGCAAGGCTTCGCCGAAAGCGATTTCGGGCATTTGACCATCTATTCAGAAGTTTTGCAGGACAGTACGTTCGATCTTTTCGACGCTGGCAAACTTGATTTCGCATCGGGCTCTTCGATCACCGTTTCCCAATCCTGTTACGAGCGGATTTTTGATAATTGGGGAAGTTACAAAGACAAAATCCTGCTGCGTCCCCAGGATATAACCAACTCTGCTGAGGTCATCAGCAGGCTGGGCGTCATAGCGATCAACACAGCATTGGAATGTGATATTTATGGTAACGTTAATTCCTCCCATATCTCGGGCACAGATATCATGAACGGGATTGGCGGGTCGGCTGACTTCGCCCAGAACAGCTACCTGAGCATTTTTGTGACCGAGTCGACCTGCAAGGGAAATACCATATCGCGGGTTGTCCCGATGGTCTCTCACGTGGACCACTCCGAGCACGATGTCGATATTTTGGTAACTGAGCAGGGGTTAGCAGATCTGCGTGGCCTGGCGCCGCGGCAAAAAGCCAAGACCATCCTCCAAAACTGTGTCCACCCTGAATACCGAGGCATGTTGGAGGAATATTTCAAAGAAGCCTGTCAACGAGGTGGCCAGACGCCCCATGTTATTGAAAAAGCCTTCGACTGCTATAAGAATCTGCGACTGAACGGGTCGATGAAACGGCATCACAGCCTTCATGAATCTTCTCTGGATCAGTCTTAA
- a CDS encoding GbsR/MarR family transcriptional regulator: protein MEEHRDRIETHGVVMEHMGLTPVASRVFVYLLLCGGQGALFEDLVGYFKVSKSAVSNALKMLTTSGMVGSKTIGGQRRRFFYVQMRSLFNEKEMTERYKQFFTILDDVRVARNIKDKFDQELDDVAVLYKMLLVEFPIILDRWKRTIALQANGI, encoded by the coding sequence TTGGAAGAGCATCGGGACAGGATTGAAACACATGGCGTGGTCATGGAACATATGGGATTAACCCCGGTAGCATCAAGGGTCTTTGTTTATCTGCTCTTATGCGGCGGGCAAGGAGCATTATTTGAGGACTTAGTCGGCTATTTCAAGGTGAGTAAAAGTGCCGTGTCCAATGCTCTGAAGATGCTTACGACCTCAGGGATGGTAGGATCGAAGACCATTGGAGGGCAGAGGCGCCGGTTTTTCTATGTGCAGATGCGCAGTTTGTTCAACGAAAAAGAAATGACCGAGCGATATAAGCAGTTTTTTACAATCCTGGACGATGTGCGCGTGGCGAGGAACATTAAAGACAAATTCGATCAGGAGCTCGATGACGTTGCGGTGCTTTACAAAATGCTTTTGGTGGAATTTCCTATTATTCTCGATCGCTGGAAACGGACAATTGCTTTGCAGGCGAACGGGATTTAG
- a CDS encoding TolC family protein has protein sequence MARLLIIFLCTGFCQLKIAASAQSWSLEKCLNYAREHNPELQVSRSKLSGAAIDHKSATARLIPKIVGNGALDHYWKIPVQVFPGQLVGQPEGTFVPVRLGTPWMGNIGLEADLNLIDVEAWKQIRLAALDQQLLESDGKSAVNQVVRNVHMAYLSAQLGALDIAGASEQYSLYEQGHRLLRLQFEKGLTDKISLNQSEIILRNLKTNIVKTQTDFACALLDLKFWMGYPMEDSIGIDQSFNEVLMTQKLENFNEERLPDHQTYLLRTEIHRRQYALARAVWYPKVSLRSGYSRLGFGQNLDFIGSSKWFSSGFVGLKVAVPILDLEKMVYEPKRQKGLIRTADLEHEQFLQQQKQIWLRGQKLMSQALRTISEQEQNLLLSSENELLSRKKLEKGIINFIELRQLQEELSLARRQLTDAKREYLKHYLTLHYLQNN, from the coding sequence ATGGCCAGGCTTCTTATCATCTTCCTTTGTACGGGTTTTTGTCAATTGAAAATAGCCGCTTCTGCGCAAAGCTGGAGCCTTGAAAAGTGTTTGAACTATGCCAGGGAGCATAATCCAGAGTTACAGGTGAGCAGAAGCAAACTTTCAGGGGCAGCAATTGATCACAAGTCGGCCACAGCACGTCTGATTCCCAAGATTGTTGGGAACGGGGCTTTGGATCATTACTGGAAAATCCCGGTTCAGGTTTTTCCTGGTCAGCTGGTGGGCCAGCCCGAAGGTACTTTTGTACCTGTGCGTCTGGGAACGCCCTGGATGGGAAACATTGGCTTGGAAGCAGACCTGAATTTGATCGATGTTGAAGCCTGGAAACAAATCAGGCTCGCAGCTTTGGATCAACAGCTTTTGGAAAGCGATGGGAAGTCAGCGGTAAACCAGGTCGTCAGAAACGTCCATATGGCATACTTATCCGCTCAGCTTGGCGCGCTTGACATCGCCGGGGCATCGGAGCAATATTCACTATATGAGCAGGGCCACCGGCTGCTCCGTCTGCAATTTGAAAAAGGTTTGACCGATAAAATATCCTTGAACCAATCTGAGATTATTTTAAGAAACCTGAAAACCAATATTGTTAAAACCCAAACTGACTTTGCATGTGCGCTTTTGGACCTGAAATTTTGGATGGGTTACCCCATGGAGGATTCTATTGGCATAGACCAAAGTTTCAACGAAGTTTTAATGACACAGAAGTTGGAAAATTTCAATGAAGAACGCTTACCGGATCACCAGACCTATTTGTTGAGGACAGAAATACACAGACGGCAATATGCTTTGGCCAGGGCAGTCTGGTACCCTAAGGTTTCGCTGCGTTCCGGATACAGCCGATTAGGTTTTGGCCAGAATCTCGATTTTATCGGTAGTTCCAAGTGGTTTTCATCCGGGTTTGTGGGCCTTAAAGTGGCAGTGCCGATATTGGATTTGGAAAAAATGGTCTATGAGCCCAAACGGCAAAAGGGCCTGATACGCACCGCGGATCTTGAACATGAACAGTTTCTGCAGCAGCAAAAGCAAATTTGGTTAAGGGGACAAAAGTTAATGAGCCAAGCTCTCCGGACGATCAGCGAGCAGGAGCAAAACCTGCTGCTTTCCTCTGAAAACGAATTGTTATCCCGTAAAAAACTTGAAAAAGGGATTATCAACTTCATTGAGCTCCGCCAGCTTCAGGAAGAACTTAGCCTGGCAAGGCGGCAGCTTACCGACGCTAAACGCGAGTACCTCAAACATTACCTGACCCTTCACTATTTGCAAAACAATTGA
- a CDS encoding efflux RND transporter periplasmic adaptor subunit, which produces MKTIRYLFGAAVFFFLACKKEPETYTIIEKPLNEAVYASGEIFPETYEYVQSNNPERIMKILVKEGDLVKKGEVLVLLGTPSQSTRLTLLTDELRLARQNASVQSPMLIEAQQKVALAREQYEHDSANADRYRDLAAEKAVSRKDADDATLKSQTSLSAYQNLRQQLLIKQKELSGKVLNAAGQLAQFSQLQEGKVLTSNITGKIYSVNLKEGALAKAGEPILMAGSAKQFKLELLVDERDISKVKLGQQVFFETDAFAGRQFSATVSKIVPVLQTENRSLKVEAQVLDTAGFFPQSSVEANILIRQNVSAMVIPVAYLQSGDSVLVRSGQEIKKIAVLVGTRNGAWLEVLSGVGKGDVIVKP; this is translated from the coding sequence ATGAAAACAATACGGTACCTTTTCGGGGCGGCGGTATTTTTCTTTTTGGCTTGTAAAAAGGAGCCAGAAACTTATACTATTATTGAGAAGCCGCTAAATGAAGCAGTGTACGCATCCGGCGAAATCTTTCCGGAAACCTATGAATATGTGCAGTCTAACAATCCGGAACGCATCATGAAAATTCTGGTTAAAGAAGGGGACCTGGTTAAAAAGGGCGAAGTACTGGTGCTGCTAGGCACGCCAAGCCAAAGCACACGGCTGACCCTACTGACTGATGAGCTCCGGCTCGCCCGTCAGAATGCCTCCGTGCAGTCGCCCATGCTGATCGAGGCCCAGCAGAAGGTTGCCCTCGCCAGGGAGCAATATGAACACGACTCGGCCAATGCCGATCGGTATCGGGACCTGGCCGCGGAGAAGGCAGTTTCCCGGAAAGATGCAGACGATGCCACATTGAAATCCCAAACCAGTCTTTCAGCATATCAAAACCTGCGGCAGCAATTATTGATCAAACAAAAAGAGCTTTCAGGAAAAGTCTTAAATGCTGCTGGCCAGCTTGCCCAGTTTAGCCAGTTGCAGGAAGGAAAGGTCCTGACCAGCAACATAACTGGCAAGATTTACAGTGTCAACCTAAAAGAGGGTGCCTTGGCCAAAGCGGGTGAGCCGATCTTAATGGCAGGAAGTGCAAAACAGTTCAAATTGGAGTTATTGGTCGATGAGCGTGACATTAGCAAAGTGAAATTGGGCCAGCAAGTCTTTTTTGAAACAGATGCTTTTGCTGGCAGGCAGTTTTCTGCTACGGTAAGCAAGATCGTACCCGTGCTGCAAACCGAAAACAGGAGCCTGAAAGTAGAAGCACAGGTACTCGACACCGCGGGCTTTTTCCCGCAGTCCTCTGTGGAAGCCAATATTTTAATACGCCAGAATGTGTCAGCAATGGTGATCCCGGTTGCCTATTTGCAATCTGGGGACAGTGTTTTGGTTAGATCTGGCCAGGAAATAAAAAAGATCGCAGTGCTTGTCGGCACCCGCAATGGCGCATGGTTGGAGGTACTCAGCGGAGTAGGGAAGGGGGACGTAATTGTAAAACCATAA